One window from the genome of Cryptomeria japonica chromosome 6, Sugi_1.0, whole genome shotgun sequence encodes:
- the LOC131067970 gene encoding uncharacterized protein LOC131067970, with amino-acid sequence MASKQIAVVMQKNFGRIGTVLIYAVLEWALILLLIIGALLSYFTRKFAEYFGLHPPCLWCNRLDHVLDNQEPGFYRKLVCDQHAREISSLGYCHAHKHLSDVQGMCEDCLLSFAEETKPSLCTYKGELDVDLEGIVHGGTQLGLEKDYHPDKKNEGVCLANHEGENDHWVHRVEENKNEINVNSQMEGKELGELSTEWISDGVCSCCKTPLKRSRLLLDRLVRIPYVQGQNGVGSPLPKAVVGFAEGVDREEVLMRSVEYPEAILQECSSLKPEDEGIEAEGIDLRWTPLGHIAYTELKDTSDDSASERASSEVGVEVAKAYSGQGLQGLDSQVEVISDSLLQGLVHDMVSDVENFCLGVAPDVPILENKMEAHKNEFFEEFCERSVGKVDSQTINKSESHKKYCVEEFFESPVAEVDLQTILNIDSMNAKSETALVDTYVSPENISTSMFGFTVLGTDGQVCDSVSHQIVENLCEPTELPHKTVEIIPSSEEVLIILDEPINKEISMEGSSSEGIVSLGYGLGELEWNGISENGHLSSVSAIELKEEPTEIVHAEPTSYPKDVLEANKVCFGTEVLKPVLSLEVKGTSDQIESVGGPASQVAQEDFGRESLNGSENIEANESKVELNSMGMNPFREEEANKPQEEVKLSPGRFYAKDLNRIDSLTSHGMVVGMSTVDEYRPPETPRFIEGLHMLHKRASIDRNDSGFDSMDGSILSELDGESTVDRLKRHLEQDRKSLHTLYSELEAERNASAIAANQAMAMITRLQEEKAAMQMEALQYQRMMDEQAEYDQEALQLLNEVLVKREKEIKDLEKEVELYRKKFHLEAAKKRKDKRKGALSKKSGNHLETERNEEDSEQHLIDQFSKLKTSSVSSSSEDTDESSSSVHEVEEDIDFHQNNQSLELTISASGVHEDQQLEDSLDESMVDLEEERLSILERLKSLQEKLHTLADDGDSEIGMQVKEVSDIGLVHREENAETQDHYDVISDENRSCYLATGENSSIEEKINGNEKCLPINDSRGMCDELKEMQWDKESQKRITVGKVDPSIDIKACTPRKSGVVKGKRLLPLFEAASFEDEIEESYNTEASYFAGLSNDWRSFSMIARDNNRFAIEEEVHHLNDRLQALEADREFMRHSIKSLRKGDEGMKLLQEIAQHLRELRRVEMRASNTNDSCVQQNAVFVSLTEGNGMITMQPHY; translated from the exons ATGGCATCCAAGCAGATTGCCGTTGTTATGCAGAAGAATTTTGGAAGGATTGGAACAGTATTGATATATGCAGTTCTCGAATGGGCGCTGATCTTGTTGTTGATCATTGGTGCTTTGCTGTCTTATTTTACTAGAAAGTTTGCAGAGTATTTTGGGCTCCACCCTCCTTGTCTTTGGTGTAACAGACTCGATCATGTTCTGGATAATCAAGAACCTGGATTTTATAGAAAACTGGTATGTGACCAACATGCCAGAGAGATTTCTTCTCTGGGTTATTGCCATGCTCATAAGCATCTGTCTGATGTTCAAGGTATGTGTGAAGATTGTTTGCTTTCCTTTGCTGAAGAGACTAAACCTAGTTTGTGTACATATAAGGGGGAATTGGATGTGGATCTTGAGGGTATCGTTCATGGTGGCACTCAGTTGGGTCTAGAGAAGGATTATCACCCGGATAAGAAAAATGAGGGGGTTTGTCTGGCCAATCACGAGGGTGAAAATGATCATTGGGTTCACAGGGTTgaggaaaacaaaaatgaaatcaatgTGAATTCCCAGATGGAGGGAAAAGAATTGGGGGAATTGAGTACTGAATGGATATCAGATGGCGTTTGTTCATGTTGCAAGACCCCATTAAAGAGAAGCAGACTGTTATTGGACAGGTTGGTTAGGATTCCTTATGTACAAGGGCAGAATGGGGTTGGTTCGCCCCTTCCGAAGGCGGTGGTAGGCTTTGCCGAGGGTGTTGACAGGGAAGAAGTTCTGATGAGATCAGTGGAGTATCCCGAGGCTATCTTGCAGGAATGCAGCAGCTTAAAGCCTGAGGACGAAGGGATTGAAGCCGAAGGAATTGATTTGAGGTGGACTCCATTGGGCCATATTGCATATACAGAGCTTAAAGATACATCGGATGACTCTGCATCGGAACGAGCATCCTCTGAGGTAGGTGTAGAAGTTGCAAAAGCATACAGTGGACAGGGTTTGCAAGGATTGGATTCACAAGTAGAGGTAATCTCTGATAGTCTGCTGCAAGGTTTAGTTCACGATATGGTTTCAGATGTGGAGAATTTCTGTCTTGGTGTAGCGCCTGATGTGCCTATCTTGGAAAACAAGATGGAAGCTCACAAAAAtgaattttttgaagaattttgtgAGAGGTCAGTCGGGAAGGTTGATTCCCAAACCATAAACAAGAGTGAATCTCACAAAAAATACTGTGTGGAAGAATTTTTTGAGAGTCCAGTTGCGGAGGTTGATCTTCAAACCATACTAAACATTGATTCAATGAATGCCAAATCAGAAACTGCGCTTGTGGATACATATGTTTCTCCTGAAAATATTTCAACAAGCATGTTTGGGTTTACCGTATTGGGCACAGATGGACAGGTATGTGATTCAGTAAGCCATCAGATCGTGGAAAATTTGTGTGAACCCACAGAGTTACCTCATAAAACTGTGGAAATTATCCCATCTTCTGAGGAAGTCTTGATTATTTTGGATGAGCCAATAAACAAAGAAATTTCTATGGAGGGCTCATCTTCAGAAGGCATTGTTTCTCTAGGCTATGGTCTTGGAGAGCTTGAGTGGAATGGGATTTCAGAAAATGGGCATCTTTCATCAGTTTCAGCTATTGAGTTGAAGGAGGAGCCCACTGAGATTGTTCATGCTGAACCAACTTCTTATCCAAAGGATGTTCTCGAAGCTAACAAGGTTTGTTTTGGAACAGAGGTTTTGAAACCAGTTTTATCCTTAGAAGTGAAAGGAACATCTGACCAAATTGAATCTGTTGGAG GTCCTGCTTCACAAGTAGCACAAGAAGATTTTGGAAGAGAGAGTTTAAATG GATCTGAAAATATTGAAGCCAATGAAAGTAAGGTTGAACTGAATAGCATGGGTATGAATCCCTTTAGGGAGGAGGAAGCAAACAAACCTCAGGAAGAGGTCAAATTATCGCCAGGGCGCTTTTATGCAAAAGATTTAAATCGGATTGATTCCCTTACTAGCCATGGTATGGTGGTAGGTATGAGTACTGTAGATGAGTATAGACCTCCTGAAACTCCGAGGTTTATTGAAGGTTTGCATATGCTGCATAAGAGGGCATCAATTGATAGAAATGATTCTGGTTTTGACTCTATGGATGGAAGCATTCTGAGTGAATTGGACGGTGAAAGCACTGTTGATCGTCTGAAAAGGCATCTGGAGCAAGATCGGAAGTCTCTTCATACTCTTTACTCAGAATTAGAAGCAGAGAGAAATGCCTCTGCTATTGCTGCAAACCAGGCCATGGCCATGATCACACGTCTACAAGAGGAGAAAGCAGCAATGCAAATGGAGGCATTACAATACCAAAGGATGATGGATGAGCAagcagaatatgatcaagaagcttTGCAACTATTGAATGAAGTCCTTGTTAAAAGAGAGAAGGAAATTAAAGATTTGGAGAAGGAGGTTGAACTTTACAGAAAGAAATTCCATCTCGAGGcagcaaagaaaagaaaagataaaagaaaaggggCTTTGAGTAAAAAGTCTGGAAATCATTTAGAAACAGAAAGAAATGAGGAGGATTCAGAACAACATCTTATTGATCAGTTCAGCAAACTAAAGACTTCTTCTGTCTCATCCTCGAGTGAAGACACAGATGAAAGTTCCTCAAGTGTCCATGAAGTTGAGGAGGATATTGATTTCCATCAAAATAATCAAAGTCTGGAATTGACAATTAGTGCAAGTGGGGTCCATGAAGATCAGCAACTTGAGGATAGCTTGGATGAATCAATGGTTGATCTTGAAGAGGAAAGGCTTTCTATTCTAGAGCGGTTAAAAAGCTTACAGGAGAAGCTTCACACATTGGCAGATGACGGAGATTCTGAAATTGGTATGCAAGTAAAAGAAGTTTCTGACATTGGTTTGGTACATCGGGAAGAAAATGCAGAGACACAGGACCATTATGATGTGATATCAGATGAAAACAGATCATGTTACCTGGCAACTGGAGAAAATTCatccattgaagagaagattaatgGCAACGAGAAATGTTTACCTATAAATGATTCGAGAGGAATGTGCGATGAACTAAAAGAAATGCAATGGGATAAAGAATCTCAGAAAAGAATTACTGTAGGCAAGGTAGATCCGTCAATTGACATAAAGGCATGCACTCCAAGAAAATCAGGTGTTGTGAAGGGCAAGAGGCTTCTTCCTTTGTTTGAGGCTGCAAGCtttgaagatgaaattgaagaATCATATAATACAGAAGCATCCTATTTTGCAGGCCTGTCTAATGACTGGCGCAGCTTTTCCATGATTGCTAGAGACAATAATCGTTTCGCCATTGAAGAAGAAGTGCATCATCTTAATGATAGGTTGCAAGCTCTTGAAGCTGATAGAGAATTCATGAGGCACAGTATCAAATCATTAAGGAAAGGTGATGAGGGTATGAAATTGCTTCAGGAAATTGCTCAACACCTGCGGGAGCTCAGGAGGGTAGAAATGAGGGCTAGTAATACCAATGACTCCTGTGTGCAGCAGAATGCAGTTTTTGTTTCCTTGACAGAG